The following proteins are encoded in a genomic region of Acidobacteriota bacterium:
- a CDS encoding sulfurtransferase, giving the protein MNSKRIVIPVLLVGLLTLWAAPAFAAAAAEGLPPVVSPSVLADRLAAAPGSVALLDARPAIKAYLAGHIAGAQTVNVDSFRSTAGGVPGALFPMETIHFVVHRLGVTSDTPVVVYAEESDIDATFVASVLRIAGLKQVSILDGGFERWTAEKRPVTPARKPVAASTETFVPRPADLVTLDDVKKAVEAKNVVFLDARPAEAFNAGHIPGAKSRFWKKDIVPEGQPNAGSFRPEADVKAELESAGVTATTPVIVYCSTGHQASELFYTLRHRLGYSNVRLYNGSWLEWSITPGLPKEVTPPPA; this is encoded by the coding sequence GTGAATTCGAAGCGAATTGTCATTCCGGTTCTTCTCGTCGGGCTGCTCACACTGTGGGCGGCTCCCGCTTTCGCGGCGGCCGCGGCCGAGGGGCTTCCGCCGGTCGTTTCGCCTTCCGTCCTTGCCGATCGTCTTGCGGCCGCGCCGGGCAGCGTCGCGCTGCTCGACGCGCGTCCCGCGATCAAGGCATACCTCGCCGGCCACATCGCGGGCGCCCAGACCGTCAACGTCGACAGCTTCAGGTCGACGGCCGGCGGCGTACCGGGCGCGCTCTTTCCGATGGAGACGATCCACTTCGTCGTCCACCGTCTGGGAGTCACGTCCGACACGCCCGTCGTCGTTTACGCTGAGGAAAGCGACATCGACGCCACGTTCGTCGCCTCGGTCTTGCGTATCGCCGGCCTCAAGCAGGTCTCGATTCTCGACGGCGGCTTCGAGCGCTGGACGGCCGAAAAGCGTCCCGTGACTCCGGCGCGCAAGCCTGTGGCGGCCTCGACGGAGACGTTCGTGCCCCGGCCGGCCGACCTCGTCACGCTCGACGACGTGAAGAAGGCGGTCGAGGCGAAAAACGTCGTCTTTCTCGACGCGCGCCCGGCAGAGGCCTTCAACGCGGGCCACATCCCTGGTGCGAAGTCGCGGTTCTGGAAGAAGGACATCGTCCCGGAGGGCCAGCCGAACGCAGGCTCTTTCCGCCCCGAGGCCGACGTGAAGGCCGAGCTCGAGAGCGCGGGCGTGACCGCAACGACACCCGTCATCGTCTATTGCAGCACCGGGCATCAGGCCTCGGAGCTCTTCTACACGCTCCGCCACCGCCTCGGCTATTCCAACGTGCGCCTCTACAACGGCTCCTGGCTCGAGTGGTCGATCACTCCCGGGCTGCCGAAGGAGGTAACGCCGCCTCCTGCCTGA